One Setaria viridis chromosome 3, Setaria_viridis_v4.0, whole genome shotgun sequence DNA window includes the following coding sequences:
- the LOC117848203 gene encoding 15-cis-zeta-carotene isomerase, chloroplastic isoform X2 produces MASHLRLHLAAPPPLLLHHRRRLHLPRLPRPPGGRPSLNPALAPLLPLPRLLLSRARAVGGGAEDGAGAGLAEGEGEDAGGGGLVGEDSAAFRLGDQSVASWAYFAAILAAVLWALNVLWIDPGAGVGTKFLDAVASVSDSHEVVMLVLTIIFAVFHSGMASLRESGEKIIGERAYRVLFAGISLPLAVTTIVYFINHRYDGIQLWQVQGITGIHELVWLSSFISFFFLYPSTFNLLEVAAVDKPKLHMWETGIMRITRHPQMVGQVIWCLAHTLWIGNSVAVAASVGLIGHHLFGAWNGDRRLASRYGEAFEVLKKRTSVVPFAAIVDGRQKLPKDYYKEFFRLPYFAITSLTLGAYFAHPLMQASSYQLPW; encoded by the exons ATGGCgtcccacctccgcctccacctcgccgccccaccacctctcctcctccaccaccgccgccgtctccacctcccccgcctcccgcggccgcccggcggccgccccTCCCTGAACCCCGCCCTggcgccgctcctccctcttccccgcctcctcctctcccgcgcccgggccgtcgggggcggcgcggaggacggcgcgggcgcggggctggcggagggggaaggggaggacgctggcggtggcgggctCGTGGGGGAGGACTCCGCCGCGTTCCGGCTCGGGGACCAGAGCGTGGCGTCGTGGGCGTACTTCGCCGCGATACTTGCCGCCGTGCTCTGGGCGCTCAACGTGCTGTGGATCGACCccggcgccggggtcgggaCCAAGTTCCTCGACGCCGTCGCCTCTGTCTCCGACAGCCACGAG GTTGTTATGTTGGTCCTTACCATCATTTTTGCTGTATTCCATAGTGGTATGGCAAGCCTACGGGAAAGCGGGGAAAAAATAATAGGGGAGCGTGCTTACCGCGTGCTGTTTGCTGGAATCTCATTGCCTTTAGCAGTTACTACTATT GTATATTTCATAAATCATCGCTATGATGGCATTCAATTGTGGCAAGTTCAGGGCATCACTGGCATCCATGAACTTGTTTGGCTCTCATCAttcatctctttcttctttctttatccATCTACTTTCAATCTATTGGAAGTGGCAGCTGTAGACAAGCCCAAATTGCATATGTGGGAAACTGGAATAATGCGAATCACCAGACATCCACAG ATGGTTGGCCAGGTAATTTGGTGCCTTGCTCACACACTATGGATTGGCAACTCGGTTGCTGTCGCAGCCTCCGTTGGACTGATTGGCCACCACCTGTTTGGTGCTTGGAACGGCGACAGGAGGCTGGCATCACGCTATGGTGAAGCCTTTGAAGTCCTGAAGAAGAGAACCAGTGTTGTTCCTTTCGCTGCAATCGTTGATGGACGGCAGAAACTGCCCAAAGATTATTACAAGGAGTTCTTCCGGTTACCCTATTTCGCAATCACATCTTTAACCTTGGGTGCATACTTCGCTCATCCCTTGATGCAGGCATCCAGCTACCAACTTCCCTGGTAG
- the LOC117848203 gene encoding 15-cis-zeta-carotene isomerase, chloroplastic isoform X1, whose protein sequence is MASHLRLHLAAPPPLLLHHRRRLHLPRLPRPPGGRPSLNPALAPLLPLPRLLLSRARAVGGGAEDGAGAGLAEGEGEDAGGGGLVGEDSAAFRLGDQSVASWAYFAAILAAVLWALNVLWIDPGAGVGTKFLDAVASVSDSHEVVMLVLTIIFAVFHSGMASLRESGEKIIGERAYRVLFAGISLPLAVTTIVYFINHRYDGIQLWQVQGITGIHELVWLSSFISFFFLYPSTFNLLEVAAVDKPKLHMWETGIMRITRHPQHAFVSCIDGWPGNLVPCSHTMDWQLGCCRSLRWTDWPPPVWCLERRQEAGITLW, encoded by the exons ATGGCgtcccacctccgcctccacctcgccgccccaccacctctcctcctccaccaccgccgccgtctccacctcccccgcctcccgcggccgcccggcggccgccccTCCCTGAACCCCGCCCTggcgccgctcctccctcttccccgcctcctcctctcccgcgcccgggccgtcgggggcggcgcggaggacggcgcgggcgcggggctggcggagggggaaggggaggacgctggcggtggcgggctCGTGGGGGAGGACTCCGCCGCGTTCCGGCTCGGGGACCAGAGCGTGGCGTCGTGGGCGTACTTCGCCGCGATACTTGCCGCCGTGCTCTGGGCGCTCAACGTGCTGTGGATCGACCccggcgccggggtcgggaCCAAGTTCCTCGACGCCGTCGCCTCTGTCTCCGACAGCCACGAG GTTGTTATGTTGGTCCTTACCATCATTTTTGCTGTATTCCATAGTGGTATGGCAAGCCTACGGGAAAGCGGGGAAAAAATAATAGGGGAGCGTGCTTACCGCGTGCTGTTTGCTGGAATCTCATTGCCTTTAGCAGTTACTACTATT GTATATTTCATAAATCATCGCTATGATGGCATTCAATTGTGGCAAGTTCAGGGCATCACTGGCATCCATGAACTTGTTTGGCTCTCATCAttcatctctttcttctttctttatccATCTACTTTCAATCTATTGGAAGTGGCAGCTGTAGACAAGCCCAAATTGCATATGTGGGAAACTGGAATAATGCGAATCACCAGACATCCACAG CATGCCTTTGTTTCTTGTATAGATGGTTGGCCAGGTAATTTGGTGCCTTGCTCACACACTATGGATTGGCAACTCGGTTGCTGTCGCAGCCTCCGTTGGACTGATTGGCCACCACCTGTTTGGTGCTTGGAACGGCGACAGGAGGCTGGCATCACGCTATGGTGA
- the LOC117848202 gene encoding zinc finger CCCH domain-containing protein 66, translating to MAAAGAGAGGGGGTGVGEGSSSSPAGVAIGPHHHGSAEEAMWQMTLGGGESMEHGPFPERIGEPDCSYYMRTGLCRFGATCKFNHPPNRKLAVAAARMKGEYPYRVGQPECQYYLKTGTCKFGATCKFHHPREKAAIATRVQLNVLGYPIRPNEKECAYYLRTGQCKFASTCKFHHPPPSNTMVAVRGSIYSPGQSATSPGAYPGALTNWTLSRSASFIASPRWPGHSGYAQVIVPQGLVQVPGWTPYAAQMGSSSPDDQQRTPGTNQYYTSSHQSETTGMGEHGMYPSYQAGSVPVGLYAVQGENIFPERPDQPECQFYMKTGDCKFGAVCKFNHPKERLIPAPNCALSPLGLPLRPGEPVCTFYSRYGICKFGPNCKFDHPMGTLMYGTSTSPTGDAPTMHYQLASSPGHSERLLDGGSGRSHRISQSDSQQIPSGNGSTEREAS from the exons atggcggcggcgggagctggagcgggcggcggcgggggaaccggggtcggggaggggtcctcctcctccccggcgggcgtCGCGATCGGGCCCCACCACCACGGGTCCGCGGAAG AGGCCATGTGGCAAATGACTTTAGGAGGAGGAGAATCTATGGAACATGGTCCCTTCCCTGAGCGAATTGGAGAGCCTGACTGTAGTTATTATATGAGGACTGGACTTTGTAGATTTGGGGCAACCTGCAAGTTCAATCACCCGCCAAACAGGAAGCTG gctgttgctgctgcaagGATGAAAGGGGAGTATCCTTATAGAGTTGGTCAACCTGAGTGTCAA TATTATCTGAAGACCGGGACATGCAAGTTTGGAGCAACATGCAAATTTCATCACCCCAGAGAAAAGGCTGCAATTGCAACACGAGTACAGTTGAATGTTCTAGGTTACCCAATACGACCG AATGAGAAGGAATGTGCTTATTATTTGAGAACAGGGCAGTGCAAATTTGCAagcacatgtaagtttcatCATCCACCGCCCTCCAATACGATGGTTGCTGTACGCGGCTCTATTTATTCACCTGGGCAATCTGCAACATCTCCTGGTGCTTATCCTGGGGCTCTTACTAACTGGACTTTGTCAAGATCTGCATCATTTATTGCAAGTCCTCGGTGGCCTGGTCATTCAGGCTACGCACAAGTGATTGTTCCCCAGGGCCTTGTTCAGGTTCCCGGGTGGACTCCTTATGCT GCACAAATGGGCTCATCTTCTCCGGATGACCAACAACGAACACCTGGAACCAATCAATACTACACTAGCTCACATCAAAGTGAAACAACTGGTATGGGTGAACATGGAATGTATCCATCATACCAAGCAGGTTCTGTTCCTGTTGGACTTTACGCAGTACAAGGCGAGAACATATTTCCTGAAAGACCTGACCAGCCTGAGTGCCAGTTCTATATGAAAACCGGAGACTGCAAGTTTGGTGCTGTTTGCAAGTTTAATCACCCTAAGGAGCGGCTGATTCCTGCTCCAAACTGTGCATTAAGTCCATTGGGTCTTCCACTTCGTCCG GGAGAACCTGTCTGCACCTTCTATTCTCGTTACGGCATCTGCAAGTTTGgtccaaattgcaaatttgacCACCCTATGGGAACCCTTATGTATGGAACTTCAACCTCACCGACAGGTGATGCGCCAACCATGCATTACCAGTTGGCATCATCACCAGGGCATTCTGAAAGATTGCTTGACGGAGGGTCCggaaggtctcataggatttcCCAATCTGATTCCCAGCAAATACCCTCCGGCAATGGAAGCACTGAGAGAGAGGCATCATAA